In Phyllopteryx taeniolatus isolate TA_2022b chromosome 1, UOR_Ptae_1.2, whole genome shotgun sequence, the following proteins share a genomic window:
- the LOC133476933 gene encoding probable nuclear hormone receptor HR38 codes for MESVGDVTESPRGPHPTPPCDKTCTSGRELFSWKNADDDKVLLLPESTLLRLVAMTCIHGSFNNNLGNLEPQSSDLFSRLPVDLDTPWDHLCAQSLPSIGSVAGTQAGDCDAYSCQFKLDDLQVYGCYPSTFMFTYPDEAFSPCGSKHFASSASLSTPSTPGFQSQHAAAWNSYSPSPGYWVAEDISVPHEPSFFTFGSGTVEDTSPLGQHHHSALADTSSLAFPALAVEPACGPDGADHLEGRLPLKLKSQRRNEGSCAVCGDSASCQHYGVRTCEGCKGFFKRTVQKTCKYVCLANKDCPVDKRRRNRCQFCRFQKCMAVGMVKEVVRTDNLKGRRGRLPSKPKVVQEASPAVSPVSMIASLVRAQIDSNPSNEQLNYSKYEETDVRADQKEDASDVQDLYDLLTASMEVISKWAKSIPGFSDFCSPDQELLLESAFVELFILRLAYRSNPETNKLVFCNGKVLHKSQCVRGFGDWIDSILEFSGSLHRIKLDISSFSCLTALVIITERYGLQEPKHVEDLQNQLISSLKDHVSGCPSSRANYLSSLLGKLPELRTLCTQGLQRIFYLKLEDLVPPPPIVDRILMDLFPF; via the exons ATGGAAAGTGTCGGTGACGTCACGGAGTCTCCCCGaggcccccaccccaccccaccatgTGATAAAACCTGTACGAGCGGGCGGGAATTGTTCAGTTGGAAGAACGCGGACGATGACAAAGTGTTGCTTTTGCCGGAGAGCACTCTGTTACG TCTTGTAGCCATGACTTGCATACACGGTTCCTTCAACAACAATTTGGGTAACTTGGAGCCTCAGAGCTCGGACTTGTTCTCCAGGCTGCCGGTGGATTTGGACACCCCGTGGGACCACCTGTGTGCCCAGTCCCTGCCAAGCATCGGCTCAGTGGCGGGCACTCAGGCGGGCGACTGTGACGCCTACTCGTGCCAGTTCAAGCTGGATGACCTCCAGGTTTACGGCTGCTACCCCAGCACCTTCATGTTCACTTACCCGGATGAGGCTTTCTCTCCTTGTGGCTCCAAGCATTTCGCCAGCTCCGCATCGCTCTCGACTCCTTCGACCCCCGGCTTCCAAAGTCAGCACGCTGCCGCCTGGAACTCTTACTCACCCAGTCCAGGATACTGGGTGGCTGAGGACATCTCTGTACCGCATGAGCCATCGTTCTTCACATTTGGTTCAGGGACCGTGGAGGATACGTCTCCTTTGGGACAACATCACCACAGCGCTCTCGCTGACACGTCCTCGCTCGCCTTCCCCGCACTCGCCGTGGAGCCGGCGTGTGGCCCAGATGGCGCTGACCACTTGGAGGGGAGGTTACCACTCAAACTAAAAAGCCAGCGGCGGAACGAGGGCTCTTGCGCCGTCTGCGGGGACAGCGCCTCCTGCCAACACTACGGGGTTCGCACCTGCGAGGGATGCAAAGGCTTTTTCAAG CGGACAGTACAGAAGACTTGCAAGTATGTTTGCCTGGCCAACAAGGACTGTCCTGTggacaagaggaggaggaatcGCTGCCAGTTCTGCCGTTTCCAGAAGTGTATGGCTGTAGGAATGGTGAAGGAAG TTGTGAGGACAGACAACTTGAAGGGCCGCAGAGGTCGCTTGCCCTCCAAGCCTAAAGTAGTCCAGGAAGCGTCGCCCGCAGTGTCTCCAGTGAGCATGATCGCGTCGCTAGTGAGGGCTCAGATCGACTCAAACCCCAGCAATGAACAACTGAATTATTCCAAA TACGAAGAAACGGATGTCCGCGCAGACCAGAAAGAGGACGCTAGTGACGTCCAAGATTTGTACGACCTGCTCACGGCCTCCATGGAGGTCATCAGCAAGTGGGCCAAGAGCATCCCGGGTTTCTCAGACTTCTGCTCACCAGATCAAGAGCTGCTTCTGGAGTCTGCTTTTGTCGAACTCTTCATCCTGCGTCTTGCATACCG GTCaaacccagaaacaaacaagctggTCTTCTGCAATGGGAAAGTGCTTCACAAGAGTCAGTGCGTCAGAGGCTTTGGGGACTGGATCGACTCCATCTTGGAGTTTTCTGGAAGCCTCCATCGCATTAAACTCGACATCTCCTCCTTCTCCTGCCTCACGGCGCTAGTCATTATCACAG AACGATATGGTCTCCAGGAGCCAAAACATGTGGAAGATTTGCAGAATCAGCTCATCAGCAGCCTGAAAGATCACGTGTCGGGCTGTCCCTCCTCACGGGCCAACTATTTGTCCAGTCTGCTCGGGAAGCTGCCCGAGCTCAGGACACTGTGCACTCAAGGCCTCCAGCGCATCTTCTACCTTAAATTAGAAGATCTGGTCCCCCCACCGCCCATCGTGGACAGAATTCTAATGGATTTGTTTCCGTTTTAA
- the jph2 gene encoding junctophilin-2, with the protein MSGGRFEFDDGGAYCGGWEGGKAHGHGICTGPKGQGEFSGSWNYGFEVVGVYTWPSGNTYEGYWSQGKRHGLGVETKGHWIYRGEWTHGFKGRYGIRISVGSGAKYEGTWNNGLQDGYGTETYADGGTFQGQFTGGMRHGYGVRQSVPYGMAAVVRSPLRTSLTSLRSEHSNGTVLQQDIPIITTTSVSGEETAVADPAQLGPLRGGFALTLQVDPEAVKPKKKGLFRRSALLGKLKKSDSSTSLSSQKSKISFLRTESALSSNASETNSTISMGDESLAGAEDFPPVEADIDATTTEVYMGEWKNDKRSGYGISERSSGLKYEGEWLNNQRHGYGCTTFAEGGKEEGKYVNNMLVKAVKKRVIQLKGTKIKQKVERSVEGAQRAAAIGKQKAEIAASRSAHAKAKSEGADQAAQASNSESSIARLVAKELSPSFYQPGPEYLKKRQMPEVGEGSESTDIVMHEPLLAEEEPVPTPPESPIVNELDSLMPGSSPGRTPSPSPGIFIKEDPKRLGPGNWNDDKASKGSGSKGSSKPNSRPSSRPTTPSLPVPIPTATEGASGHSLSRTPSRHSTKNEQGSDLEIKPLQKFDAEVNTPDTTSASKSAKNCFIAPDEEEKLGPSPKVALGAATPNSKANDLKPQRLPTVHDREQLREASRPSIKVETKLPPKRQASPAPSPKPATNYEPKTVAKHVETKTNCAKPVSKVDPKTEARLKAPMLNSNTDVTADSLEQESPNTIMICMVILLNVGLAILFVHILS; encoded by the exons ATGAGTGGAGGTCGCTTTGAGTTTGATGACGGTGGCGCGTACTGCGGAGGCTGGGAGGGCGGCAAGGCGCACGGCCACGGCATCTGCACCGGCCCCAAAGGCCAGGGCGAGTTCTCCGGATCCTGGAACTATGGCTTCGAGGTGGTGGGGGTCTACACCTGGCCCAGCGGGAACACCTACGAGGGCTACTGGTCGCAGGGCAAACGTCACGGTCTGGGGGTCGAAACCAAAGGGCACTGGATTTACAGAGGAGAATGGACACACGGCTTTAAGGGGAGGTACGGCATCCGGATAAGTGTCGGCAGTGGGGCGAAATACGAGGGAACGTGGAACAATGGACTTCAGGACGGCTATGGAACTGAAACTTACGCCGATGGAG gtaCTTTCCAGGGTCAGTTCACGGGCGGGATGCGGCATGGCTATGGGGTCCGTCAGAGCGTCCCCTatggcatggcagcagtcgtcCGTTCGCCTCTCCGGACTTCCCTGACTTCCCTACGCAGCGAGCATAGCAATGGCACAGTCCTGCAGCAAGACATCCCTATCATCACCACCACAAGCGTGTCCGGTGAGGAGACTGCTGTTGCCGACCCTGCCCAACTGGGACCATTGCGAGGAGGCTTCGCCCTCACTCTCCAGGTGGATCCAGAGGCAGTGAAACCCAAGAAGAAAGGTCTATTTCGCAGGAGCGCTCTGCTGGGGAAGCTGAAGAAATCTGACTCGAGCACCTCGCTGTCCAGCCAGAAGAGCAAGATAAGTTTCCTGAGGACGGAATCGGCTTTGAGCTCCAACGCCAGTGAAACCAACTCCACCATCAGCATGGGGGACGAGAGCCTGGCTGGAGCAGAAGACTTCCCCCCTGTTGAGGCAGACATCGATGCCACCACCACAGAAGTCTACATGGGCGAATGGAAGAATGACAAGCGCTCAGGATATGGAATAAGCGAAAGGTCCAGTGGCCTCAAGTACGAAGGCGAGTGGCTGAACAACCAAAGACATGGCTACGGGTGCACCACCTTTGCTGAGGGTGGCAAAGAAGAGGGCAAGTACGTGAACAACATGCTGGTGAAGGCCGTGAAGAAGAGAGTGATCCAACTGAAGGGAACAAAGATCAAGCAGAAGGTGGAGAGGTCCGTGGAGGGCGCTCAGCGGGCCGCTGCCATCGGCAAGCAGAAGGCAGAGATTGCAGCTTCCAG GTCCGCCCACGCTAAAGCCAAGTCAGAGGGAGCCGATCAGGCCGCTCAAGCCTCCAACAGCGAGTCAAGCATCGCCAGGCTGGTGGCCAAAGAGCTCTCGCCTTCCTTCTACCAGCCAG GTCCGGAGTATCTGAAGAAGAGGCAAATGCCAGAAGTTGGGGAGGGAAGTGAGAGCACTGATATAGTCATGCATGAGCCACTGTTGGCCGAGGAGGAGCCCGTGCCTACCCCGCCCGAAAGCCCGATCGTGAACGAACTTGACAGCCTCATGCCTGGATCCTCTCCAGGTCGCACCCCCTCCCCCAGTCCAGGCATCTTCATCAAGGAGGACCCCAAACGTTTAGGTCCTGGCAACTGGAATGATGACAAAGCTAGTAAAGGCAGTGGCAGTAAAGGTAGCAGTAAACCCAACAGCAGGCCCAGTAGTCGCCCCACCACACCTTCACTCCCTGTTCCTATTCCAACTGCAACAGAGGGTGCCAGCGGTCACAGCCTCTCCCGAACCCCAAGTCGCCACAGCACCAAGAACGAGCAGGGATCTGATTTGGAGATCAAACCCTTGCAGAAATTTGATGCAGAGGTGAATACTCCAGACACCACGTCTGCATCCAAATCTGCAAAAAACTGTTTTATTGCTCCGGATGAAGAGGAAAAACTGGGCCCCAGCCCCAAAGTGGCCCTGGGAGCTGCCACTCCAAATTCTAAAGCCAATGATCTCAAGCCCCAAAGACTTCCGACAGTTCACGATCGAGAGCAGTTGAGGGAGGCGAGCAGGCCCTCTATCAAAGTGGAAACAAAGCTGCCGCCAAAACGACAAGCCAGCCCTGCACCATCCCCAAAGCCTGCAACCAATTATGAACCTAAGACAGTGGCCAAGCATGTAGAAACCAAAACCAACTGTGCCAAACCTGTCTCGAAAGTGGATCCCAAAACAGAAGCCCGACTGAAGGCACcaatgttgaattcaaatactGATGTTACTGCAGATTCTTTGGAGCAGGAG AGCCCCAACACCATCATGATCTGCATGGTCATCCTGCTCAACGTCGGTTTGGCCATTCTCTTCGTGCACATTTTGTCATGA